A region of Faecalibacterium taiwanense DNA encodes the following proteins:
- a CDS encoding DNA topoisomerase III, giving the protein MSYAKVLGATNRKDGYLEGNGYLVSWCIGHLVELAPPNIYDAKYVKWSIADLPILPQKWQYLVSASTKSSLASCKS; this is encoded by the coding sequence ATGTCCTATGCAAAAGTCCTTGGTGCGACAAACCGCAAAGACGGTTATCTGGAGGGCAACGGCTATCTGGTTAGTTGGTGCATCGGGCATTTGGTAGAGCTGGCACCGCCCAACATCTACGACGCCAAGTACGTCAAGTGGAGCATCGCAGACCTGCCCATCCTGCCGCAAAAGTGGCAGTATCTGGTGTCTGCCAGCACCAAAAGCAGTTTGGCATCCTGCAAAAGCTGA
- a CDS encoding DUF4366 domain-containing protein, producing MRFKKIGALLLSAVLCIGMAAPAFAYGDDTAPVEPPVLPEVVEEDVVTITDETSGALTPKGNLTLVDDYHTNYSDGSGQQFITLVSKSGATFYLVIDRNSKGAQTVHFMNLVDEADLLALMEEEAADAYTAEKEAAAQAELDRLKAEEEAKKAEEEAATAEPPKENKITKYAGAFLGIVALIALAAGGGFYFYRQQMQKKKAEKEALDPDVDYTEDKGDFEIPTDVPDEDEAPDEQDTEPI from the coding sequence ATGAGATTTAAGAAAATTGGTGCGCTGTTGCTGTCGGCGGTGCTGTGCATCGGCATGGCAGCTCCGGCATTCGCTTATGGGGATGATACCGCGCCGGTGGAACCGCCTGTTCTGCCGGAAGTCGTGGAGGAAGATGTTGTTACCATCACGGATGAAACCTCCGGCGCACTGACCCCGAAGGGCAATCTGACACTGGTGGACGATTACCACACCAATTATTCGGATGGTTCCGGGCAGCAGTTCATCACGCTGGTATCGAAATCGGGTGCGACATTTTATCTGGTAATCGACCGGAACAGTAAAGGCGCACAAACCGTACACTTTATGAATCTGGTGGATGAAGCCGACCTGTTGGCTCTGATGGAGGAAGAAGCTGCCGATGCCTACACTGCGGAGAAAGAAGCAGCGGCACAGGCTGAACTGGACAGGCTGAAAGCCGAGGAAGAAGCCAAGAAAGCCGAAGAAGAAGCGGCAACCGCTGAACCGCCCAAGGAAAACAAAATCACAAAGTATGCAGGCGCATTTCTGGGCATAGTCGCCCTGATTGCGCTGGCTGCGGGCGGCGGCTTCTATTTCTATCGCCAGCAGATGCAGAAGAAAAAGGCAGAAAAAGAAGCCCTTGACCCCGATGTAGATTACACCGAGGACAAGGGCGATTTTGAGATTCCGACCGATGTGCCGGACGAGGATGAAGCCCCGGACGAGCAGGACACCGAACCTATCTGA